From Girardinichthys multiradiatus isolate DD_20200921_A chromosome 3, DD_fGirMul_XY1, whole genome shotgun sequence, the proteins below share one genomic window:
- the LOC124866189 gene encoding carcinoembryonic antigen-related cell adhesion molecule 20-like, with protein sequence MRSFTMIITWKTVYCALLLALMGALGFGVSVQISWAGRVTAGSRTTFTCSSSCFPNCIYSWTFNGRTVNESAVTWTPDGQDVSVALQCIVLSPKTGISSSTTTIVEIWNPVSVRISPPNITPSLNKPLSLVCQDSASKDHQGLSDIVWYKDGQKVTLRENMRFLQNNLTLHFDSLLSSDAGFYQCEIYLQTSETRVYSMGFLLSFDPWNVTISGPDVVFPGRLSQFTCLSSCTLNVECTIRWQFRGGFPIGTYLSVNANHLKWIPSNPGTFQNFTCIAENNAAGRSAEDTKTVEVTGIPVSGSEALQLSGLSLLVFSFTQLLPAFQF encoded by the exons ATGAGGAGCTTCACTATGATCATCACCTGGAAAACTGTTTACTGTGCTCTGCTGCTGGCACTCATGg GTGCACTGGGATTTGGTGTGTCTGTTCAGATCTCCTGGGCCGGCAGGGTGACTGCTGGTTCCCGCACCACCTTCACTTGTTCTTCATCTTGTTTTCCAAACTGCATCTACAGCTGGACCTTTAACGGCAGGACAGTCAATGAGAGCGCAGTAACCTGGACACCAGATGGACAGGATGTTTCAGTGGCACTGCAGTGCATCGTCCTCAGTCCCAAAACTGGAATCTCTAGCAGTACAACCACCATCGTAGAGATCTGGA ACCCAGTGTCTGTGCGAATCAGTCCCCCAAACATCACTCCATCTCTCAACAAGCCTCTCAGTTTGGTTTGCCAAGATTCTGCATCAAAAGACCACCAGGGTCTATCAGACATCGTCTGGTACAAAGACGGACAGAAAGTGACTCTCCGCGAAAATATGAGGTTTCTTCAGAACAATCTCACTCTTCACTTTGATTCTCTGCTCTCCTCTGATGCTGGTTTCTACCAATGTGAAATTTATCTCCAAACGTCAGAGACGAGAGTGTACAGCATGGGTTTTCTGCTTAGCT TTGATCCGTGGAACGTGACCATCAGTGGACCTGATGTTGTGTTTCCTGGCAGGCTGAGTCagttcacctgcctgtccagcTGCACCTTGAATGTTGAATGTACTATCAGGTGGCAATTCAGAGGAGGTTTTCCCATAGGGACCTACCTTTCAGTCAACGCAAATCACCTCAAGTGGATTCCCTCCAATCCCGGGACGTTTCAGAACTTCACGTGTATCGCAGAGAACAACGCTGCAGGACGCTCAGCTGAGGACACAAAGACGGTAGAAGTTACAG